A single window of Streptococcus cristatus ATCC 51100 DNA harbors:
- a CDS encoding single-stranded DNA-binding protein — protein sequence MYNKVIIIGRLTATPELHKTANDKSVARATVAVNRRYKSQNGEREADFINLVVWGRLAETLASYASKGSLISLDGELRSRRYEKDGTTHYVTEVLCSGFQLLESRAQRALRENNTGADLADLVLEEEELPF from the coding sequence ATGTATAATAAAGTCATCATCATTGGCCGGCTGACGGCTACACCAGAGTTACACAAGACAGCAAATGATAAGTCGGTCGCGCGTGCGACAGTGGCGGTGAATCGCCGGTACAAGAGCCAAAACGGAGAGCGTGAAGCGGATTTTATCAATCTTGTTGTCTGGGGACGCTTGGCTGAAACCTTGGCAAGTTATGCTAGTAAGGGGAGTTTGATTTCTCTGGACGGAGAATTGCGGAGCCGCCGCTATGAAAAGGATGGAACCACTCATTATGTGACAGAAGTTCTTTGCAGCGGCTTTCAGCTTTTAGAAAGCCGAGCCCAGAGAGCACTCCGTGAGAATAATACTGGGGCAGATCTAGCAGATTTGGTGCTGGAAGAGGAGGAACTCCCTTTTTAA
- a CDS encoding SDR family NAD(P)-dependent oxidoreductase: MAKNVVITGATSGIGEAIARAYLEQGENVVLTGRRTDRLEALKSEFAVTYPNQTVWTFPLDVTDMAMVKTVCSDILETIRQIDILVNNAGLALGLAPYQDYEELDMLTMLDTNVKGLMAVTRCFLPSMVAANQGHIINMGSTAGIYAYAGAAVYSATKAAVKTFSDGLRIDTIATDIKVTTIQPGIVETDFSRVRFHGDKERAATVYQGIEALQAQDIADTVVYVTSQPRRVQITDMTIMANQQATGFMVHKK; this comes from the coding sequence ATGGCAAAAAATGTAGTGATTACAGGAGCGACATCTGGAATCGGTGAAGCCATTGCGCGAGCTTATCTGGAGCAGGGGGAGAATGTCGTTCTAACAGGGCGACGGACAGACAGACTGGAAGCCCTCAAATCAGAGTTTGCAGTAACCTATCCAAATCAAACAGTTTGGACTTTTCCACTGGATGTCACGGATATGGCTATGGTCAAGACTGTCTGCTCCGATATTTTGGAAACGATAAGGCAGATTGATATTTTGGTTAATAACGCTGGACTAGCTCTTGGCTTGGCTCCCTATCAAGACTATGAAGAATTGGATATGCTGACCATGTTGGATACCAATGTCAAAGGTTTGATGGCAGTCACTCGCTGTTTCTTGCCTTCTATGGTAGCAGCCAATCAAGGTCATATTATCAACATGGGATCAACCGCAGGAATCTATGCCTATGCAGGTGCAGCTGTCTATTCAGCCACCAAGGCAGCAGTTAAGACTTTTTCAGATGGACTGCGAATTGATACCATCGCAACGGACATCAAGGTGACAACTATTCAGCCTGGAATTGTCGAAACAGATTTTTCTAGAGTACGTTTCCACGGTGATAAAGAGAGGGCGGCGACGGTCTATCAGGGAATTGAGGCCTTGCAAGCTCAGGATATCGCAGACACGGTTGTTTATGTGACCAGTCAGCCCCGTCGTGTTCAGATTACAGATATGACCATTATGGCCAATCAACAGGCGACAGGTTTCATGGTTCATAAAAAGTAA